DNA from Helicobacter sp. MIT 21-1697:
TGTATAGCTATCAAATACTCTTGCTATTTCATTGGTATCACTGCCTATTTTCTTTTGTAAATCATCAAGCATATGATTGAGCACATTTTTTAATTCATTGAGCTGTGGATTATGAGGTGTTTCTGTAATTCTTGCTCTAAAGTCTCCAGATTCTATAGTCTTTGCAGTTAATACTGATTGCTCTACTGCTTTAGAATCTTGCTCTAAACCAACTTTAGTCTTTTGGATATTATCATTAATAGCATTACCCATTTCACCTAACTCATCTTGAGCAACAATTTTAAGAGGTTGTGGTGCTTCTTTGCGTTCGTGATTGAGATATTTAAAAAATTCAAAGAGGGTGTGGGAAAT
Protein-coding regions in this window:
- a CDS encoding HAMP domain-containing protein, with amino-acid sequence ISHTLFEFFKYLNHERKEAPQPLKIVAQDELGEMGNAINDNIQKTKVGLEQDSKAVEQSVLTAKTIESGDFRARITETPHNPQLNELKNVLNHMLDDLQKKIGSDTNEIARVFDSYT